Below is a genomic region from Miscanthus floridulus cultivar M001 chromosome 1, ASM1932011v1, whole genome shotgun sequence.
aatcatttaagtttttaaaatcttgtttgaagttgcgatttattaaaattcaaaatttgaactttttaaattttgtcaaatgaaaagatgaccaaaatataagttgtacatcttgatgagttctacaactttgatgtttacaatattttcatttgagatcattttttgtcttaaaattcaattcgaagttcacaaattcaaattttaaaatttttaaatatatttttttattttagaaaataaaatgtatcattatatctatatatataagcaAGTAATTTTTTATGTGTACGAAAAAATATAGCAAATTATTTTTATTacatttatatatttatatatatatttacacatttataaaaaatatggaGAAATAGTATTTAAAAATATACGAAAATATTTATAGAATCGGCTAAATCAGAAACCACGCCTGTAAATGCACCCGCCCATACAAATGACTCTAAGTATAACACACACGGACAATCTATCCAGCCGCTTCCTCCGCACCCCCTCTTCTGTTCGCTCTCTCCTACTCCCTCTCCGTAGCTCTCTCACCCGGTAGCCGGTGCTCTCTTCCTCATGCAGGAGCTTGATTCTGCAAGGAAGAGCTCGATCCGGTGAGGAGGGTCCCGGATCCGGCGGCTGAACCCTTGTTGTGTCCATTTATAATGGCACACGGTTAAAAGGCCCAAAAAAacgccctcctctctctctccctcggtcGCTCCTGAGGTGGCGGCGCCCTCTGCGGGCGGCGTGCTGTCGGCCCCTTCCCCTCTGCCCCCCCCCACGCAGCTCAGCCTCCATGTCGAACTCCCCGTCCAATCCTCGCCTCCTCCAGCTTCCACGATTCCTCGTCTGCTCCTGGCCTCTACCATCCTTCCCTCCGGCAACCTCTCCATACGTCCTGGCGGAGCTCGCATCAGGCAGGCCCCGCTCTGGCGCCCCGGCGTGGGCTCCCCTGGAGTGGCACGTCGACCTAGGCGGCTGACACCCGGcgcggtggcggcagcggcgacCTAGGGTTTTGCCTCTCCATCACCGGCCCATGACCGGATCCGGTGCCTCCATGGCTGGCCACCCAGCTGCGCTCAGCCGCCGCCCATCTGCAGCGGCACGTCTACAGCATGGTGCGTCATCGCCTCCTCTCCCTCCCACCTCTTCTCCCTGCGTGCGCGTGCTGCACTAGGAGGCATGTAGGGTTCTAATTTCCCCAATTTTGCATATATATGGATCTTGGTTCTATGATTCGTGGCTCCCATTTTTTTTCTCCAGTAAGATGTGAATGACTCTGCATCCCATGTGCTCGATGGAATGTCCATATGAGATGTGTTCAATACACACTATCATTTTTATAACCTGCATTTCATCTGCAGAGGTAGTTGCAAGCTACTCCAGCAAAGGTGTACAGTTCTTCAAATCTGAATTCTAAATTACTCAAGAATTTATTTGTTTGCAGATCATCTTCTACCTGTGGATATGCTGGAAGCCATGGGACAGCTCTTTTATCTTCTTCCATGTATTGTTTTTGAAAGGTAAACTTGATGGATTGGCATCGCTCACATTTTAAGTCTAATATATCATATGTGCATGATGAGATTATTTTTTCCCTAATGGAATTAGTCATGCCAATATACATGGAAGGGACATATTCTAGCTATATGGTACAATTTTTGTTACTGTTCTGAAATTGGTTGGTTGCTCTGTCAGTTCCATATGTTATTTGGGGCTAAAACAAATCCAAGTTCTAGCTTTTCGAATATAGGATAATAGTGGACGATTATCCAGTGGTGGAATGAAAATATTTACGGTTAAATCTGCATGCTTTGCTTTAAAAAAATCTATAACCTTTACCATGAACCATAGATGCCTATACATATGAACTAGGAATGAAACAACTGCAATATAGTGCCACTGCCAAAGACAAGACAGTGTCGTGGCTTCCTCCATCATACTGATGGGTTTGTTATATAGCTTCAGAACAATAGAAGTGTGCTTTGCAAGCAACAGGCCAAGGAAATGGCAGTAAAATACAATCTAAAAAGATGCACCAAGGTAAtatctattgaccacttgaggctAAACCAGAGAGAAGCctttacaatatatatatgtTAGTACCTTGGGAGAAGCTTTTGGTTTAAACGCAGAAACCTGCTCCACTAATATGATATGGAACGAAGGCGGCCAAAGTACCACATACTGCAGCTAAAGGACATGGAGATATGCAAAGACGGTATGAAAATGCTACAAGCTTATATGGTCACCTGCTGTCTTACTTCTAACCTAAATACTTATTGAAGGCAAGCTGCTCCTTATCGGAAGTCACAAAAAAACAGAGGTAAACTTTCAATAGAATCGTGTTTGGCTGTTTTCCATTTCCTATGGCGTTCACTATTCATGTTTGATCTCCTCAGCGGAAAGCACATTCCACCTAGTCATGTAAGTTGACATTATGCTTGTCTGTGCAGTTTTTATACGCCAGTGCTCTACATTCCACTCTTGTACCATGCCTCAGTATATGCATGTAACGCAAGTAATTTCATTAAATTAATACTAATTGTTGGttacactacgtgaaaaacagtttgtatatattcttgtgaattggacttgtaatggtagtttatataatgctcttgtgcttatggttagatttgaattatatatgttgtGGTCAGATTTTaattatatatgtgtgtgtgtatatatatatatatatattttagtcgagtttgaattgtaaatttatttttttttgtggaaaaatgaactgtaggggcggctggtgtcctacaaattgatttgtatagacagtatggtaggggcggctggtcgagccgcctctacaaatctttGCTGTAGTAGTGTAAAACTCtaaaaattaaaatattttttGAGGTGCTCCAGAAAAAACATGGAGTTGGCCACCAGCTCCACATTTTTCTTGGAGCGGAGTTTTTGGAGTTGAAGGTGTTTAGCAACACAGAGCTATAGCCGAGCTAAAAAAACAGGAGCGGAGGAGTCCCGAACACTCCTTAACATTGAAAGATGTCCTTTAACAAATCTCTATCTCCTATAATCCTAAACCCCACTAACAGTCAATCTTGCACATGCAAGTCATCCACATCAGCAGCCCACTGACACATGCAATTATGGCACATATCTATTCATGTAAGCTATCAACGTAAGTAAACCACATCATCCACTAATATGCATTTATTTTTCCAGGCCAGCTTACCGCAATCCTAGAAGGGACTGTTTGGAATATGGGAAAACTTTCCcattcctatgtttttcctgtgaaattcctattTGGTTCATGTAAAATTCATGTGTGTTCCAAATAGGCCCTAAAATTTATTAGCGATTTCCGCAACAACGCGCAGAGTATGCTTCTAGTTTATCATAAACACAAACACGCACTGTTACCCTATGTACACTCATGATGCTACTAAAGACTAGTTAGCATCACTTAAAAGATCGACAAAGTTACGGTAAACGATTGTTTGGGTCTTACGTGTACCCTTTGTAAATAAAAAGGCACATCCCCTGGCACTAAAAGAATAATTATGACCAAGTTATGCAGATCCTATTGGTTTAAATCTTACGTGTAATTGATCCATCGGTTCCCTGATGTAGGCGTGATAAGCTCGCATGCAGCACAGACATAATCTTTCAAACTTTTTCTTTGCTACTAGTAATTGGTtagaaattctaaaaaaaaagtaATTAGTTAGAAGCATAAACAAATGTGGTCATATAACATGGCCAATAACAACCGTGTTATAGAGTGGCATGAGTACAGTGAAGCCATAAGCGTCAAGCACGCACGTGTATTAATTTTAGCTCTAGTACATATCATATCTTCCTTTGTAAATAGGACATAATCTTTGTTCTCGATGTAGATATATACAGGAATTTCATATATGACATAGCCACACAGGGTATTGCTCTTGTTCTGTGTGTTCCGTGTGCTTGTCTCTGCAACCGTTAAGGTAGCTGATGCACTAAAGTGGTAGTCTAAAATAAAGGTCAGTGTATATGAGCGTGTTTTGAAAAGAAAAACTGTTCAGTTATATTTTGCGAAACCTGGATTCCAATGACGGCACCCGTgaacactacgtaaaaaacgatttttttagtaacggttcgatttttttttgtaggggcggctggtgatggagccacccctacagtgacATGCTCGGGTGCCTagataccagccgcccctataaatggaacagcaggggcgactggtgatacgagccgcccctataaatatggtctgatttgtaggggcggctcaatcaccagccacccctgaaAATGGTATTGGTAGGggaggctggtgattgagccgcccctacaaatagccccgtatttatagctccgatttgtaggggcagctcaatcaccagccgcccctataaatgccctCCCATATAAAACACATGCAGCACATTCTTccttctcgggtcactcactccaacccgtgaaagaaaggtggggaggtctTGGGcatctcccaaaaattgctctactaaggggggaagattttggtctcaaatcttttggtggagaggttgtagaaggtaagaaaatactattctacattttttttgaagttttaatggttggttagtgagtaattagagttttgtttttctctctcttctatggtgcttgagctacttatgaagcaaattagactcaagttttaaatgtactagggtaaattaaggaggggaacaagatcatacccttatttggtccttgtttcttgattttagtgaacaattagttagttttatggatgtttcatgtgcatgatgatctagatctagggtttggtttttttattaattttgtttttgtaaatttatgtttgataaaattggactagagtTTGTataaaagatattgggtaaagtataattattgctaattgttgtctttgaaattgtttattgtaatcaataaatatgtattttaattatttatggataaatggaccattaattaattttcctctaccatggtgtgtttgtatgcttcatgtaattatattagatttatattcatatatatctgaagtatatacaattattctcaaataattattactttgatttatttttatatatatctgaataagtagtcctttaatatttgttttgttgttgttgtaaaaaatggagtacaggaactcttggatgtatggttcgttaaggttcaaggcaggtttccgtgaagaggtggataaatttattgaagccgcaacgaagcatgcaacgacattgaaagagaataagaatacaattatttgcccctgtaaagattgcaagaaccgtatgataTAGACAGATgtaactatcatcagatcacatttgattatgcgagaatttgttgaggactacacagtgtggattcatcatggtgaaacggttattgttaatgatgaggatgaggaggaatacgacgatgaaaccatagaatccctgtcccaatattcagtagagcttgatgcacgaatggatttcgagtttggtaatgaacaaggtggtgatgctggtggttgggatggtaacgacgaaggtggtgccaataatgatggtggagcacgtgtaggggatgaagatgatttagaggatataattcgaacccttggaccagagattttactaaatagcccgaaaggtctagaaaatttggaaagagtgacaaaagcatcgaaggagactgtgtatgctgttgaaaagggctgtccgacacattggacattgctacgtttcgtgcttgagctgctcatcctaaaggctaagtacggttggtcagactatagtttcaatgatctattgcatctcctgtcatgggtgctgccacaaccaaactcagttcctgccaacacataccaagcgaagaaggtcataagtccattgataatgggggttgaaaaaatacatgcatgctccaaccactgtatactttttcgtggcgaaacgttcaagtcactggataaatgtccccggtgtggggccagtcggtacaagaacaatgacctttacggtagggacgaaccctccacgaggaaaaagaggaataagaagggtacaaaaaagttggtacaagaatctcagtccccagaggacactccattaggcaatgacgcaaagcagagaagaattcctgccctggtaatgtggtacctgccagtgaccgatcgcttgagacgtatcttcctaaaccctaaagaagccgcactcatgacatggtgggatgatgagcgcaaggtggataatGACAAGAttacacacccggctgattgtagtcagtggtaaaggtttgatgagaagcacaaagaattcagcgatgacccaaggaatgtacggtttggcttgagcaccgatggaatgaatcccttcaatgagaggatgagcaaccacagcacatggccagtgatcttgaccatgtacaacatcccaacatggttttgttagaagagaaagtaccttctcctcactattcttatttctggccctaaacaaccaggcattgatatagacgtgttcctcgagcccttgatgcaagaaatggagaggctatggaggcatggggagcagatgtacgatgcgttccgaaaggaggacttcatatgtagagcaataatatttgttactaccaatgattacccctgTGCTGTTtgttttgtctggacagatcaaagggaagacgggatgcttggttttcttggatggtactacatgggtgtacctagatgcatctaagaagatagtttacctaaggaaccgacgcttcttaaagataagtcacaagtaccgcagcaaattgttctttagattttatgacaacgtcccggagattgaaccccctccggagagacatcataacggagaacatgtgtacagaatggtgaaaaatatacgcgtcgtctatggaaagaagaatccggatgggatgaacagagatagaagcacacctcctatcaaaggcgtacctttcaagaaacaatcgatcttctttcagtatctgccttattggctagacttggaggtcccccatgccattgatgctatgcacatgcagaagaatgtctttgagagtctcattgctatcttgatggacacaggcaagtcaaaggatggtctgaaagcacggaaagacatggtgcagctaaacatgatgccacagcttcacccggtacctaaggctaatggaaaatacactctgcccatggcgtgcttcaacctaacaccagacgagaagagagctatatgcactttcctgagggggatcaaagtcccgactgggttttcagcaaatgtgaagaagctagtgtcgatgaaggacttgtcaataacacactacaaggttcacgattgccatgtgatgctgacagtgtttctacctattgcaatcagggctataaagctagagttcttaaaaatggccatcacccgcatgtgctacttcttctcaaagatctcatagaagacgattggcaaggaagagctgagtgacctacatgaatttgtggtagagacacaaaaccaactagagatgtgtttacctcctgctttttttgatataatgccacatctcatgattcacatggttcatcagatacaggcgcttggcccttgctacttgcatgaaatgtggtcctatgagcggttcatgtcggttttaagttgatatgtgcataatcgagcatacccagagggctccatgatagagggttatagtactgaagaagttgtcaagtgctgtcaagagtacctaaaagtatagaaagggattggtaaacccaattctcgtcataagggtaggctggctgggaagagcaccagtggtagaaaagtgttcatcgaccatgattacaaagagatgAGTTGAGcgtattacagtgtcttgcaaagtacacaactgatgcaaccatatattgatgaacacttggctatcattatggcggagagaaatggccgttcagatgattgggtcatgaaacaacacaagcaacgactaactacatggttgaaggatcaaaacataccgcctggagaaaccatagactctattaccatcagtaggttggcggaggggccatcgagacaagtgacatcttggaatgcttatgacatcaatgggtatacgtactatacccacgcaaaggatagtaaatatgtgaaccaaaacaacggtgttcgaatagaggctctcgatagattagggcgaaagatccaatactttggcatcattgaagagatatgggaacttgactatggaagggatataacggtggccctgtttcgatgccgttggatcaaacaacaccaactgaacgagatcggattgagagtcttggacctcgagaatctaggctaccaagatgacccttgggtgctcgcttcacgtgttgcacaagttttctatatgtctaacccacaaagtaacctcctcccgaagaagaagacaaagcacgtggttgcctctgggaaacaacacattattggagttgatggcatggacgatgttgaagcgtacaataactacgatgagataccgctattcatagactttcctaagaagatcagtgttgtcgaaaagaacctccccaaagacataatgccatgggaacgaaaaggtgtcaaggggaaagtcgttacagcgggctagctagttgttgaacgtggagtgtttgtgtaagtgtgtgtttgtaagacttcatttatgcatgcgtgcgagactatatatttatgtacgtgtgtaagactacatatttttgtatgtgtgtgagactatattttatgcatgtgtgtgagactaccctttgcaacatccagatgactctatttgaacatccactatattttcatttattacaacattttcattttatttcatttaatgtcataaaattgtagttgaagtattaaaattcaattttttaatttttgttttctatattgttttgactacaattgtttatatatatatttattcatatatataataatacaaaatattatatttgtgcatatacacaattttttatattactttgtgtttttatgatataaaaatatagaatttataatttaaaaaatagaaactatttgtaggggcgcctggatcaggaaccgcccctataaatgcatttgtaggggcggctggatcagaaaTCGCCCCTAAAAATAGTCCCAAGTATAAATAAGAGGGTGCACACGAGTCAGACtatctgggcgctgtcttcttccaacgacgccgtcaggctgccccgcgcgcctagggtttccgccgctggCCACGCCCCcggtcccgcgcccgcgcccgcccacacccggCCCCTGGTGCCCGCCCCTGCGTGCTAAGGGTTTCCACCGCCGGTCCTGCGCCCGCACCCGGCCCCAGGcgcccggcgcccgcccctgcgCGCCTAGGGTTCCACCGCCGGCCACGCCACCGGTCCCGcgcccgcacccggcccccggcgcccgcccctgcacgcctagggtttccgccatcGGCCACACCACCGGTCCCGCGCCCGCACCCGGCCCCAGGCACCCGGCGCCCACCcctgcgcgcctagggtttcTGCCGCCGGCCACGCCGTCGGTCCTGCGCCCGCACCCGTCCCCAGGCGCCCGGCCCTCGGCGTCCCGCACCCAGCCCCCGCGCGCCCGCCCCTGtgcgcctagggtttccaccgccgGCCACGCCACCGGCCACGCCGCCGGTCCCGTGCCCGTACCCGGCCCTAGGCGCccgacccccggcgtcctgcCCCCGTACGCCGACGACGCACGCTCCCGGCGCCCCGCGCTCGGCCCCCTGCCCCCGTGCACCGACGACACATGTATGttcctcctctccctttctctgcTGTCCATCCCCATCTTGAACAGAGGCTGAAGAATCCTATGCTAGGATTCCCATCCCCTGATCCCAGCTTGTCCCCCTTGTCTGTGTTTTGAACATAGTAAGGCTTCGATTTTGGCGATCAAGGTGAAGTGGGGGCGGATGGTTAGTAGTTTTGTGAGCAATTGAGTTCACTGTATGCAATTTGAGCTGTCACTATTTTTGTGTGGTTTTTTAGTGCGAAGTTGTATTTGAGAACACTTTCAGAGCGCAGAATTTGCTCAGCTGCTGAGATTTGTAGACGTCCTAGCTGTTGGATAAAATATGACAATGGTTTTATGATTGATAGAAGTTTTCTGTTTTAGAGTTATAATGAGCTTCAATGCTGAGCATATAAGTCCAAAACTGATTTTATTTGCTCTTCTTAATTATATTGCTTATGCAATTCTATGCCTTCGCCTTCAGACTTGTCGTAAGATTGAGTAGCAAACCACTGGTGGTCCTGAACATGTTTTCACTTCTCAATATGTAATTCGTACAGTTGGGCTCAAAGGACCAGCCACTGAGGAAACTCCCACTAAGTTAGTCACACTAGAAAATGGTACATGCTATTGTTAGATGTACCACTGAAGGGAATGAAATTGTTTATCTTTATATCTGGTTACAAAACTGCTTGTATTTGTTAGATGTACCACTGAAGGGAATGAAATTGAACATGATATAAGCAGTTTCAAAAATTAGTATGCTTGTGTTTGCTTATACACAGGTTTAGGATTGAAGTATTTTTTTAGAGTGGCAGTTTCAAAAATTTAGGTATCGGGATATCAATTTGTCAACGGATTAGAAATTAAGAATGCAGTTTGCAGGATTTTTTTTACATGGTGCTGGTGATGAATATGAAATTTCTAGCAGCAAGTACACATGTTATTTCTTTAATGATCTGTTCTAACTTCCTGGATTATATACTATAGTAAAACTTAATTATTTGTTTTTTATCAGCAAGTACACATGTTATTTCTTATTTGTAGTATGACATGATATGATTTGTGGTAGGTTCTTGCATTTGAACTATGGTTGGATTGATACATGATGTTGCAGAGAAGAATTTAGTTTTCATTGTTGAGTTATCAGTTTGACTTCACCGTAATGAGATGTGCTAGATTGCTTGTCAAAATATTGCTGCATTGTTCTAGCATGCTGGCTTGACTGTATTTTTTTATGAAAACTTGTGCTACTTGCTGGACTATGATAGGAAAGTTGTATTACTTGCTGGACTATGATACTTGCTTGGCTGTATTAGTTGACAGTTTCGATTTAGGTGATTGTCGTCCACACCTAGCATGTCAAAATCAAGAACTGGAAGCACAAGCAAAAGCCAACTCCTAATATAAATAATACAAAATGCTATTCACCTTATAATTTGAGACTTGGAGGATATATTGTCGTTCCTTGGAGTCCATCATAACAAGCTTTGTTTGCCAATCCGTCATTTGCTCTACTTGTTGCTTCTCCACATCATTTTTAAATTTCTCCAGCATCCTAGAAACAACACAAGTACTTATCATGTTTGACATACAAGCTGGAGGATATTTTGTTCTATGTTTTGTGTTTGGTTTTGATTGGGCTCCATGACACTTACACTGCATACTTTCAattgtcttgatgcttactacttttagcacatgccactctgtaactgtcttgatgcttactacttttagcacatgccagtggttgtcactgtcttgatgcttactagcagTGGTCGTCAATATCAAATCCTTAGTACTACTGCTACTAATACTTAACTACTACTTAAGCTGTCTTTCCTACTAGTctgtactcttactcttactcttactactacttcactactcttactcgtactactctctatactactactactgctctactcctactcctatactactactactctactcctactc
It encodes:
- the LOC136457005 gene encoding glycine-rich cell wall structural protein 1.0-like; protein product: MGMDSRERERRNIHVSSVHGGRGPSAGRRERASSAYGGRTPGVGRLGPGTGTGPAAWPVAWPAVETLGAQGRARGGWVRDAEGRAPGDGCGRRTDGVAGGRNPRRAGVGAGCLGPGAGAGPVVWPMAETLGVQGRAPGAGCGRGTGGVAGGGTLGAQGRAPGAWGRVRAQDRRWKPLARRGGHQGPGVGGRGRGTGGVASGGNPRRAGQPDGVVGRRQRPDSLTRVHPLIYTWDYF